A segment of the Aureliella helgolandensis genome:
ATCAGTTCAGGACGCTCGCTCGTAAATCGCAGCCAATTCCATCCGCCTAGCATCCATACAACGAGAGCCAGCAGGCTGAGACGCAGGGTGGCCAGAACGACACGCTTCGTCCGACTTGCCCTGCCGCGTTCGCTGCTGTAAATCCAGCCAACGAAGGCCAGGCCGAGCAGGAGCAAAACAATGGCGGCCCACAAGGGCAACGGTCGGGTCGCCTGCAGCATCGTGTCGATATGATTGTCTGCTGATAATTCGTTCAAGCCACGCGTCTCCCGAACCACCAGGCAAGGGTCGATTCAGCAATCAACAGTGCCACCAGCCCATACAGCAAAACTTGGGAGATTCGATCTGCTTGAGCCGCTGATACGAGAGGTCGTGCTGATTCAACCGCTAATTTTCGAGCCAGGGTATCCGGTGCATCACCAGCGAGCTTTCGAGCGGACTGCGGTAGCTGGCTGGGATTCAGCGATTGTAGTGCGCTCTCTGCCGGATCGATATTGACTGCATAGGGTTGCTCCTGCCCTGCCCCACTGCGCACCAGATAGACACCGCGGTGCTGCGTTCGAGGAAACCGCCACTTCAGCTCACCCTGCGCGTCGGCTTGCCCAACAGCCAAGGTCTCCTGCGTGCCATCGGGGCGCTGCACGCTAACCTGCGGAGCCTCTGCGGTGCGTCGCGTTGTCCCGCGGATCGCCTGACCCGCGAAAATATTTTTATCCTCAAAATCATGCTCTAGCGATGCAATGACCATCTGCTGCATCAAAGGAACAAAACTAGGCCAGGTTGCCATGGCATTCCAGGTAGCATTCGCGCTGGTCGAGTTATCCGTCGAGGCAAAGAGACCTCTCGCGGCACCCGACTGCGGAGCTGACAACAGACTCACGACCCATCCCGCGCCAACTCGGCGGCGCGTGATCAGAGGCTGCCCACTGGTGGTTGCTAAGTCGACGGCCAGTGGAGCTCTTTCGATTGCGTTTTCTAGGTTTGTCGTCCCCTCGCTATCGCGATTAGCAGCTTCGTTGCCTGTTTGCAAAGAGCGATCTATTTTCCAAAAGCGAAAAATGGGAGTACTCAACAACCCGGCGTCGGGAAATGCTTGAAAGGGTTGCAGGATAGGGCTCTGGTAGTCCAGGGGGTCAAGCTCCCAAAGCTCTTCGGTCGAGGGTTCTATCAACTGGAAACCCGACAATGGCAGTCCATCTGCGCTACTCACATTCCAGGCCGAGGGATTTGCATTGCGCCCCATCAGCAAGACGACTCCCCCCCCTGCCGCAGCAAACGAATCCAATCGCAATTGTTCGGAGCGTGTTAGGCCGGGAAGGTCAACTAGCACGACTGCATTCCAATTGGTGAGATCTGCAGTGCGTAGTTCGAGCTGCGACATTACCGCTAATGTCTGCCTGGGCCCTCCTCTTTCATCGGAACGCGTCTGTGGCGGTCGAAGTGCCAATGGTACCGTCCGCGCGTCGGCGTCGCGTCCCTGGCTAGCTGATGGCACGACGACCAGAATCCGCTCCTGTTCAACCACCTCCAGCACACAGGAGCGCGTGTCGTCCGACACCAGTCGGTCGGCTGGAATGGATGCCTCAATCACTGCTGGGCCTGCGATGGACAGTGTGGTGGAAAGATGTACCGCATACCGCTGAAAGGGCTGCAGGTCGATATAGGTGGAGGCCATTGTTTGGCCGTTTGCCTTCAGTTGCACCGGGAGCTGACTGACGGGCGCGTCTGCGAAGTTCTCCAGCTCGATGACCATATCGACTTGGCTTCCTACGACCACATGGGATTGAGAGGGCTGCAGAGAGGTCACCGCAACATTGGCAACTGGCCCTTCGGCGACCGAATGGATGCTGAGGCTGGCTGCCTCCTGCAGGCGTTTCAGGGGAACCGCCGCATCGCCATCCACGGCAGCCAACCAGCTATTGCGGCCCAGATCAGAATAGATCGCTACGTGAATGTCTTGAGGTAGCGTCGATGACAGCTCGACCTCCGCTGCAATGCTTTCAATCCACTGCAGACCACTGCTGAGATTCAAGGCGGTATCGAATAACTCTAACCGCCGCAGTTCGGACAGCATGCTGGATTTATCAAAGGTTGGCCGAGAGATGATCGCACGTGACGGGTTCGCCAATTGCACCAGCGCGTAAGCGTCGCCAGTATTCGTACTGGCAATTAAATCAAGGGCCTGTTGTTTGGCCAGCTCAAACCGGGAAACATCCTGGGGTTGATAGCCCATGGAGGCGGAGGCATCGATGGCAACGATCCACAATCGTGGTAACTCTGACTCGGGAATTCCTTGAGCATCGGTGACATTGAAAAACGGGCGTGCCAAGGCGATCGCTAATACGATTGGGATTAGAGTGCGCAGCAGCAACAACAGCAGCTGTTCGATGCGTAGGCGGCGTGACTCCTGTTCGATGACCTGCCGCAGCAACTGCATGGCTGCCCAGGGCGCGACTCTCTGCTGCTTGCGGTTGAGCAAATGCAGGATAATCGGAATGGCTGCCGCCGCCGTCCACAGGAGCATCCAACCGCTGGCGAAGCCGGAAACCGCTAGAGGTCCCAAGGTAAAAGACAACGGCACGCTCAGCTCCTCCGCAATTGTCGACTGGACAAGATATTCGGCAAGCAAACCGCCAAAGACTCATCGGTCTGCACGCGGAAGTAGTCGATATCCAGTTGTCGGCAGCCGCTTTCCAATGCTTGGCAGTAAGCGGCGATTGCCTTGCGATAGGCTCCTCCAATGAGGAGAGGATCGGTTACCACCTGAGACGCATCTTCCATTCCTTCGAAACGCGAGAGTTGGTCAAAGGGAAATTGCAGTTCGTCCGCATCGAGGATTTGGATCACCAAAACATCATGCCGAGCGTAGCGTGCCAGCCGCAGCGCACTGAGCAGTGCCTCGCGATCGTCGAGTAGATCGCTAAGCAGGATCATCAATCCAGGTTTAGTCGCTCGCTGAACAGTCTGTTGAATCGTCTCGGAGATTTCTGTGCGTCGATTGTGCTTCCCAGACTCCAACACTCGGACGATATCGTCGAACTGCACCGGACTGCTGCTCGGTGGCAACCAGTTGTCGATGCCATCCGAGAAGGTAATGAGACCTGCACTATCTTGTTGCGACACCACCAAATAGGCTAAGACACACGCGATCAACTGGGCAGTCTCAACCTTACTCAGGCTACTTTGCTGACCGCGATAGAGCATGCTCTCGCTTTGGTCCAACATTAAGTAGCAGGTTAGATTCGTCTCATCTTCGTACTGCTTCAGGTAATGTTTGTCGCTGCGCGCGTAGACTTTCCAATCGACTTGCCGCAAGTCATCTCCAGGAACGTACTCGCGATGCTGGGCGAATTCGATCGAGTGCCCGCGCAGCGGACTGCGATGCATCCCGGCGACCAGCCCTTCGATTAAAGTGCGAGCCCGGAGTCCCAGCGGTCGAACGGCTGCTAAAACTTTAGGATCGAAGTACTTTTGCGATGCGTTCAAGACTCTCACTATTGCTCAAAGTACGATCCGCGTATTGGATAACATCACTGATAATCTGCTCCACGGTGACGCCTTCGGCTTCAGCTTGAAAATTCAATTTCATCCGGTGTCGAAGGACAGAAGGTGCCACCGATTCGATATCTTCGCGACGCACGATGGGACTTCCGTGCATCGCCGCCCGCGCCTTGGCTCCCAAGACGATGTATTGGCTAGCCCGCGGCCCTGCCCCCCAACGCACGCAACGTCGCACCAATTCGTTCGCTTGATCATCGGAGGGACGGGTCAAGCGTGCAATCTGAGTCGCCACCAAAGCCAACTCGGGAGTGATCGCGATCCGTCGGACCAAGTGGGTCAGCTCCAGCAATCTCTCTCCGGTAAGACGCACTTGCGGCTCAGCGGTAGAATCGCTCGTCGTACGCAACACCACTTCCAGTTCGTCCGCCTGGCTGGGGTAGTCGACTAGCACGTTGAACATAAATCGATCGAGCTGTGCTTCGGGTAACGGATAGGTTCCCTCTTGCTCAATGGGGTTCTGGGTAGCTAGCACGAAGAAGGGAGAGGGCAACGCATGGCGACGACCGCCGGCAGTGACCTGCCGTTCCTGCATGGCTTCGAGGAGGGCGGCTTGGGTTTTGGGAGGAGTACGATTGACTTCGTCCGCCAGCACCACATTGGCGAAGATCGGTCCGGGGATGAAGCGAAATTCGCGCGTCCCGGTGGAGCGATCCTCTTGAATCACCTCGGTGCCAGTGATATCCGCTGGCATCAAATCGGGCGTAAACTGGATGCGGTTGAAGACGAGGTCGATCGACTTGGCCAAGCTGGAGATCATTAATGTCTTGGCCAGTCCTGGCACGCCCACCAACAGGCAGTGCCCCCCCGCCAGCATGGCAATTAGCAGTTGTTCAATCACCGCTTGCTGCCCCACGATGATCTCGGAGAGTTCGTCGCGAACCTCCTGCAACGTCTGGCTAAGCCGTGCGAGCGCCAACAGCTCATCCTCCGCCGCTGGCGCATCCCCGCCTCCACTCACTGAATTTTTGGCTGTGCTGGCCACAAGCCCTCCCGGGTTCTAGATCGAATGCACTGCGATTCTCTTATTCTCTATTTTTTCAATAAGAGTGCGTAAACGGTTCTCTTCCTTTGACGTCCGGTATTATAGCAGCCAGGGGGCAAGACAACCCAGTCCCAGTATGCCCTCGCTAAACAGCCTCCAAATTGCTGGTCCAGCGTCC
Coding sequences within it:
- a CDS encoding BatA domain-containing protein → MPLSFTLGPLAVSGFASGWMLLWTAAAAIPIILHLLNRKQQRVAPWAAMQLLRQVIEQESRRLRIEQLLLLLLRTLIPIVLAIALARPFFNVTDAQGIPESELPRLWIVAIDASASMGYQPQDVSRFELAKQQALDLIASTNTGDAYALVQLANPSRAIISRPTFDKSSMLSELRRLELFDTALNLSSGLQWIESIAAEVELSSTLPQDIHVAIYSDLGRNSWLAAVDGDAAVPLKRLQEAASLSIHSVAEGPVANVAVTSLQPSQSHVVVGSQVDMVIELENFADAPVSQLPVQLKANGQTMASTYIDLQPFQRYAVHLSTTLSIAGPAVIEASIPADRLVSDDTRSCVLEVVEQERILVVVPSASQGRDADARTVPLALRPPQTRSDERGGPRQTLAVMSQLELRTADLTNWNAVVLVDLPGLTRSEQLRLDSFAAAGGGVVLLMGRNANPSAWNVSSADGLPLSGFQLIEPSTEELWELDPLDYQSPILQPFQAFPDAGLLSTPIFRFWKIDRSLQTGNEAANRDSEGTTNLENAIERAPLAVDLATTSGQPLITRRRVGAGWVVSLLSAPQSGAARGLFASTDNSTSANATWNAMATWPSFVPLMQQMVIASLEHDFEDKNIFAGQAIRGTTRRTAEAPQVSVQRPDGTQETLAVGQADAQGELKWRFPRTQHRGVYLVRSGAGQEQPYAVNIDPAESALQSLNPSQLPQSARKLAGDAPDTLARKLAVESARPLVSAAQADRISQVLLYGLVALLIAESTLAWWFGRRVA
- a CDS encoding DUF58 domain-containing protein is translated as MNASQKYFDPKVLAAVRPLGLRARTLIEGLVAGMHRSPLRGHSIEFAQHREYVPGDDLRQVDWKVYARSDKHYLKQYEDETNLTCYLMLDQSESMLYRGQQSSLSKVETAQLIACVLAYLVVSQQDSAGLITFSDGIDNWLPPSSSPVQFDDIVRVLESGKHNRRTEISETIQQTVQRATKPGLMILLSDLLDDREALLSALRLARYARHDVLVIQILDADELQFPFDQLSRFEGMEDASQVVTDPLLIGGAYRKAIAAYCQALESGCRQLDIDYFRVQTDESLAVCLPNILSSRQLRRS
- a CDS encoding AAA family ATPase, which produces MASTAKNSVSGGGDAPAAEDELLALARLSQTLQEVRDELSEIIVGQQAVIEQLLIAMLAGGHCLLVGVPGLAKTLMISSLAKSIDLVFNRIQFTPDLMPADITGTEVIQEDRSTGTREFRFIPGPIFANVVLADEVNRTPPKTQAALLEAMQERQVTAGGRRHALPSPFFVLATQNPIEQEGTYPLPEAQLDRFMFNVLVDYPSQADELEVVLRTTSDSTAEPQVRLTGERLLELTHLVRRIAITPELALVATQIARLTRPSDDQANELVRRCVRWGAGPRASQYIVLGAKARAAMHGSPIVRREDIESVAPSVLRHRMKLNFQAEAEGVTVEQIISDVIQYADRTLSNSESLERIAKVLRS